The Daucus carota subsp. sativus chromosome 7, DH1 v3.0, whole genome shotgun sequence genome window below encodes:
- the LOC108195298 gene encoding nudix hydrolase 18, mitochondrial codes for MVCLVSRTGRHLQKYSMGRRLVVGCIPYRYKIGKDGNTVIDDDDHELEVLVVSSQKGQKMMFPKGGWELDESVEEAACRESLEEAGVLGNVENELGTWCYKSKSSEIYHEGYMFPLLVTEQLELWPEKNLRQRVWMSVDEAREACEHSLWMREALDILVERLSSSSSKKERTCHPL; via the exons ATGGTGTGTTTAGTTTCTCGCACGGGAAGGCATTTGCAGAAATACAGCATGGGCCGCCGCCTAGTTGTTGG ATGTATTCCATATCGATATAAAATTGGGAAAGACGGCAATACGGTTATCGACGATGATGATCATGAACTGGAAGTACTTGTGGTCAGTTCACAGAAGGGCCAAAAAATGATGTTCCCAAAG GGGGGTTGGGAACTTGATGAATCAGTAGAAGAAGCAGCCTGTCGGGAATCACTTGAAGAAGCCGGGGTTCTTGGCAATGTCGAA AATGAACTAGGGACATGGTGTTACAAAAGCAAAAGCAGTGAAATATACCATGAGGGCTACATGTTCCCTTTACTTGTCACCGAACAACTCGAACTCTGGCCAGAAAAAAACTTGCGCCAAAGAGTATGG ATGAGTGTGGATGAAGCTAGAGAAGCTTGTGAGCATTCTTTATGGATGAGGGAAGCCCTAGACATATTGGTTGAAAGGCTAAGTTCGTCCTCAAGCAAAAAGGAGAGGACATGTCACCCATTGTAA
- the LOC108195548 gene encoding uncharacterized protein LOC108195548 yields MKARQNIMEQNKSSQEEKYLGVAVHSQVRKIKQEMEKIEQPSLEEPEFLVGPVFDENRRQRSRSPLGIAHRPISVGNS; encoded by the coding sequence ATGAAAGCTAGGCAAAACATCATGGAGCAGAACAAGAGCAGCcaagaagaaaaatatttagGCGTTGCAGTACACAGCCAAGTTCGAAAAATAAAGCAAGAAATGGAAAAGATTGAGCAGCCATCGCTCGAAGAACCCGAGTTTTTAGTCGGGCCAGTTTTTGACGAGAACAGGAGGCAGCGGTCTAGGTCGCCTCTCGGGATAGCTCATAGACCGATTTCTGTTGGCAACTCTTAG
- the LOC108195381 gene encoding probable calcium-binding protein CML25 has protein sequence MGLKSLFSLKKKTTSSRGSSRRPTPMVSRTASMNTRAQIEEELEHVFKKFDVNGDGKISASELGSIMGSLGHNASDEELESMIKEVDADGDGFIDLKEFIELNTADIDSEEGLENLREAFSVFDIDKNGSITAEELQNVLTSLGEESTLAECRKMINGVDADGDGMISFDEFKVMMMRGARFDGLGSQSNGVEIQD, from the coding sequence ATGGGTCTCAAATCTCTCTTCAGTCTCAAGAAAAAAACAACTAGCTCCCGCGGAAGCTCGCGCCGCCCGACGCCAATGGTGTCGAGAACAGCCTCGATGAACACACGTGCGCAAATTGAGGAGGAACTCGAGCACGTGTTTAAGAAATTTGATGTGAATGGTGATGGCAAGATCTCGGCTTCTGAGCTAGGATCGATCATGGGAAGCTTAGGCCATAATGCCTCGGATGAGGAGCTCGAAAGCATGATCAAGGAGGTTGATGCGGATGGCGATGGATTTATCGACTTGAAAGAATTTATCGAGCTGAACACGGCCGACATTGATTCGGAGGAAGGGTTGGAGAATTTACGCGAGGCGTTTTCGGTGTTCGATATCGATAAGAACGGTTCGATCACGGCTGAGGAGCTGCAGAACGTGTTGACGAGCCTAGGCGAAGAGAGTACATTGGCTGAGTGTAGGAAGATGATCAATGGGGTTGATGCTGATGGTGATGGGATGATTAGTTTCGATGAGTTTAAGGTTATGATGATGCGGGGCGCGCGGTTCGATGGACTCGGGTCGCAATCGAACGGAGTCGAGATCCAAGATTGA